A single region of the Triticum dicoccoides isolate Atlit2015 ecotype Zavitan chromosome 2B, WEW_v2.0, whole genome shotgun sequence genome encodes:
- the LOC119361395 gene encoding ervatamin-B-like has protein sequence MAARSLSRPAGASRLRHLHSHQQANAAAATASHRYGLFRRVLPPSEIDWDVVPADYRVSEVDWVKACVVPSNDWVADVDWVEAGVVSPVVRNQSHCGCCWAMAAAASVEAMHYLKTSKSISLSVQELIDCDTKSKGCDGGLIQNALRYVQENGLSSEPHYPYKGERSISGCKQNKVAATSRISGFRFVGPTEDALEKAVARQPVVVSLHCSDGLMRYCKGGIVDYEPVSGMTNEEHYVLIVGYGTDSNGVKYWRFKNSWGPNWGEGGFGRIRRHVKDKRGALGIFLKQGVYPVLKD, from the exons ATGGCGGCTCGATCTCTGTCGAGGCCGGCCGGAGCTAGCAGGCTGAGACACCTACAC TCTCATCAGCAGGCGAATGCTGCAGCAGCTACTGCTAGCCACCGCTATGGCCTTTTTCGCAG GGTCCTACCTCCGTCAGAGATTGACTGGGATGTCGTCCCTGCGGATTACCGTGTCTCTGAAGTTGATTGGGTCAAAGCTTGTGTCGTCCCTTCGAATGACTGGGTCGCTGACGTTGATTGGGTTGAAGCCGGTGTGGTCTCTCCGGTTGTGAGGAATCAAAGCCATTGTG GCTGTTGTTGGGCGATGGCTGCTGCAGCCTCAGTTGAAGCTATGCATTACCTCAAGACCTCCAAGTCAATCTCACTATCTGTTCAAGAGCTCATCGACTGTGACACAAAGAGCAAAGGGTGTGACGGCGGCCTCATACAGAATGCTTTAAGGTATGTACAAGAAAATGGGCTCTCAAGTGAACCCCACTACCCATACAAGGGTGAGAGGAGTATATCGGGTTGCAAGCAGAATAAAGTAGCAGCAACATCAAGGATATCTGGGTTTCGATTTGTCGGCCCAACCGAGGATGCTCTAGAGAAAGCGGTAGCTAGGCAGCCTGTGGTTGTCAGTTTGCACTGTTCCGATGGCCTGATGAGGTACTGCAAAGGAGGCATCGTGGATTATGAACCTGTCAGCGGCATGACCAACGAGGAACACTATGTCCTGATTGTTGGTTATGGCACCGATTCCAATGGCGTCAAATACTGGCGCTTCAAGAACTCGTGGGGACCAAACTGGGGCGAAGGGGGGTTTGGGAGGATCCGCAGGCATGTTAAAGACAAACGAGGAGCGTTGGGTATTTTCCTGAAACAAGGAGTATATCCGGTGCTTAAGGACTGA